The following coding sequences are from one Humulus lupulus chromosome X, drHumLupu1.1, whole genome shotgun sequence window:
- the LOC133805455 gene encoding serine/threonine-protein kinase BSK5-like produces the protein MIHPSALQFAALGFLLSVGEESVFTARSIGSLRSERLANLIGCCCEGDERLLVADFMPHETLAKHLFHWDAQPVKWAMRLRVALHLTQALEYCSSKGRALYHDLNAYRVLFDQDGNPRLSCFGLMKNSRDGKSYGTNLAFTPPKYLRTGIFVCLNK, from the exons ATGATTCATCCCTCTGCCCTCCAATTTGCAGCCCTTGGGTTCCTGCTCTCCGTGGGTGAGGAGTCTGTGTTCACAG CTAGGTCAATTGGGAGTCTCAGAAGTGAGCGATTAGCCAATCTGATTGGGTGTTGCTGCGAAGGAGATGAGAGGTTGTTGGTGGCCGATTTTATGCCCCATGAAACTCTTGCTAAGCATCTTTTTCACT GGGATGCTCAACCAGTGAAATGGGCCATGAGATTGAGGGTGGCTTTGCATTTGACACAAGCTCTGGAGTACTGTAGCAGCAAAGGGCGTGCATTGTATCATGATCTCAATGCCTACAGGGTTTTATTTGATCAG GATGGCAATCCCAGACTATCTTGCTTTGGCCTCATGAAGAATAGCAGGGACGGCAAGAGTTACGGTACAAACTTAGCATTCACTCCTCCGAAGTACCTGAGAACTGGTAtttttgtttgcttgaataaGTGA
- the LOC133804135 gene encoding long chain acyl-CoA synthetase 9, chloroplastic-like — MSGWTVVSFSEVERLGKACPVPPSLPSKNEVAVVMYTSGSTCLPKGVMITHGNIVATAAAVITVIPELNSKDVYLAYLPLAHVFELAAESVMVATGCRIVMVPH; from the exons ATGAGCGGCTGGACAGTTGTGTCCTTTTCTGAAGTTGAGAGACTTGGTAAAGCATGTCCCGTTCCACCAAGCCTACCCTCTAAGAATGAAGTTGCTGTTGTTATGTacacaagtggcagtacat GTCTGCCAAAG GGTGTTATGATAACACATGGAAACATTGTAGCCACTGCTGCAGCAGTTATAACAGTCATTCCAGAACTAAATAGCAAAGATGTCTACTTGGCGTACTTGCCCCTGGCTCACGTTTTTGAATTGGCAGCTGAG TCTGTCATGGTGGCTACAGGATGTAGAATTGTTATGGTTCCCCATTGA